A genomic segment from Hyalangium gracile encodes:
- the gluQRS gene encoding tRNA glutamyl-Q(34) synthetase GluQRS, producing MSFRGRFAPSPTGRLHLGNARSALLGWLQARAAGGQFLLRVEDLDRARCRPQYVDDLMRDLEWLGLTWDEPLLFQSARDDVYRDAQARLERAGLVYPCFCTRAEIARAASAPHGLSDEGPRYPGTCSRLTAAEISERSRTRAPAWRFRAWPGEVRFVDGLQGPYAQDVETVVGDFVVRRNDGVASYQLAVVVDDAATAITHVLRGEDLLSSTPRQLQLYAALQLTPPEFFHVPLVLGEDGKRLAKREGAFALAELRERGLPAERVLGLLAAWSGLGDGSPTSLEELVRRFRPEALPRTPVVAQERTLVTALGLD from the coding sequence ATGAGCTTTCGTGGTCGCTTCGCGCCCAGCCCCACCGGGCGCCTCCACCTCGGCAATGCCCGCAGCGCGCTGCTCGGGTGGCTCCAGGCCCGCGCCGCGGGAGGCCAGTTCCTCCTGCGCGTGGAGGACCTGGACCGCGCTCGCTGCCGCCCCCAGTACGTCGATGACCTGATGCGCGACCTGGAGTGGCTGGGCCTCACCTGGGATGAGCCGCTCCTCTTCCAGAGTGCTCGCGATGACGTGTACCGGGACGCCCAGGCCCGGCTGGAGCGGGCGGGCCTCGTCTATCCCTGCTTCTGCACCCGAGCGGAGATCGCCCGCGCGGCCAGCGCCCCTCATGGATTGAGCGACGAGGGGCCACGCTACCCGGGCACCTGCTCCCGCCTCACCGCCGCTGAGATCTCCGAGCGCTCCCGCACGCGCGCTCCCGCCTGGCGCTTCCGTGCCTGGCCCGGCGAGGTGCGCTTCGTGGACGGGCTGCAGGGCCCGTACGCCCAGGACGTGGAGACCGTGGTGGGAGACTTCGTGGTGCGCCGCAATGACGGCGTGGCCAGCTACCAGCTCGCGGTGGTGGTGGACGACGCCGCCACGGCCATCACCCACGTGCTGCGCGGGGAGGACCTGCTCAGCTCCACCCCTCGCCAGCTCCAGCTCTACGCGGCGCTCCAGCTGACCCCGCCCGAGTTCTTCCATGTGCCTCTGGTGCTGGGTGAGGACGGCAAGCGGCTCGCCAAGCGCGAGGGGGCGTTCGCCCTGGCGGAGCTCAGGGAGCGGGGTCTGCCAGCCGAGCGCGTCCTCGGCCTGCTTGCCGCCTGGAGCGGGCTCGGAGATGGGAGCCCCACCTCCCTGGAGGAGCTGGTCCGCCGCTTCCGCCCCGAGGCGCTGCCCCGGACTCCGGTGGTGGCCCAGGAGCGGACGCTCGTCACCGCGCTTGGGTTGGACTGA
- a CDS encoding PEGA domain-containing protein — translation MTRTVLLLSLLLCTVSGAQQAPRRVAVLPFQASSGDVPGRAGPRVTQRLVTEVRGVEGLELAEAPATEPPPDALAQAREAVKDARARWQKRDLAGADASIGQALDAYATVAAALPSGNELADAYALRSAVRYSQGRDEEAARALGFALTLSPRRALPLASSSPLFARTVERAQAALREQPRGTVRFVSVPPGIPVTLDGHAVENTPVRVAEVPPGGHLWRAVLPSGETTGGVVEVLSGKEVEVKVRPPGDGAEATVSSALAGNRLDAAAVEAAKALGQTLRAELVLFGTVSQAGSGLALDIFVLAPEAKAPRRVPRISLDADLLDAGPPLRELASTLAARGSQAGEAVSLPATPSAGAGPAPRLAQVKYPVEEKPVSAPKPVAPTPDRAPLAPRKPLVRP, via the coding sequence ATGACGCGAACCGTGCTCCTCCTCAGCCTGCTGCTGTGCACCGTCAGCGGCGCCCAGCAGGCCCCCAGACGTGTGGCCGTGCTCCCCTTCCAGGCCAGCTCGGGAGACGTACCCGGACGGGCAGGCCCCCGCGTGACGCAGCGGCTCGTCACCGAGGTGCGTGGCGTCGAGGGCCTGGAGCTGGCGGAAGCGCCCGCGACGGAGCCGCCTCCGGATGCGCTCGCCCAGGCGCGCGAGGCCGTGAAGGACGCACGGGCCCGGTGGCAGAAGCGTGACCTGGCGGGCGCGGACGCGTCGATCGGCCAGGCGCTGGACGCCTATGCCACCGTGGCGGCGGCGCTCCCGAGCGGGAACGAACTGGCGGACGCCTATGCCCTGCGCTCCGCGGTGCGCTACTCCCAGGGGCGCGACGAGGAAGCCGCTCGCGCGCTCGGCTTCGCGCTGACGCTCTCTCCGAGGCGCGCCCTGCCGCTGGCCAGCTCCTCTCCCCTCTTCGCTCGCACGGTGGAGCGCGCGCAGGCGGCCCTCCGGGAGCAGCCTCGTGGCACCGTGCGCTTCGTCTCCGTGCCTCCCGGTATCCCGGTGACGCTCGACGGCCATGCCGTGGAGAACACGCCGGTCCGGGTGGCGGAGGTCCCTCCTGGAGGCCACCTGTGGCGCGCGGTGCTGCCCTCGGGAGAGACCACGGGTGGGGTTGTCGAGGTGCTGAGCGGCAAGGAGGTCGAAGTGAAGGTGCGTCCTCCAGGCGACGGCGCGGAGGCGACAGTCTCCTCGGCCCTCGCCGGCAATCGCCTGGACGCGGCGGCGGTGGAGGCGGCCAAGGCGCTCGGCCAGACGCTGCGCGCGGAGCTCGTCTTGTTCGGCACGGTGTCTCAGGCAGGCTCGGGCCTCGCCCTCGACATCTTCGTCCTGGCTCCGGAGGCCAAGGCGCCGCGGCGGGTGCCCCGCATCTCGCTGGACGCGGATCTGCTCGACGCTGGCCCGCCGCTGCGAGAGCTGGCCTCCACGCTCGCCGCTCGTGGCTCGCAGGCAGGTGAGGCCGTCTCGCTCCCCGCCACACCTTCCGCCGGAGCCGGCCCGGCTCCGCGCCTGGCGCAGGTGAAGTACCCGGTCGAGGAGAAGCCCGTGAGCGCTCCGAAGCCGGTGGCGCCCACCCCCGACCGCGCTCCCCTCGCTCCCAGGAAGCCCCTCGTCCGCCCATGA
- a CDS encoding adenylate/guanylate cyclase domain-containing protein, producing the protein MKASYALPADPSLEELRSLRHLHRALDELVEESLKERESLEQTFDRCFPRILEMTGARAIALTTRNEELADQTWTEGSWGERHPGMLLEEAIGVRRLEGDTLVTQPLDVVGTRVGSIGMLFPGDHTGVVESARIVRTLETLAELLDTVLCLVHTAAEKHHLIVQCNRHLSNPVFEVGMDQAVLTLAQRVRLPGFVLLYRDAVRPQVLHYRTWRHGHLEYESTERPGPHLERLIQKHGPDLLNRVDGSLRQLFGQARGRTSEVVLISGTSSGEQLGKIVLWSDEGFSAYTMEIVRLLASGLSQRLQDYNRERIHLSQFFRSNTIDELLRDPAYANHLRPQDQEVGILFADINGFTRICEQGFDSPKSIGRFVDEWSARVVDAIWECGGVFDKMVGDCVIGLFGPPFFETSRVQRAEATLRAALEIQKYTASLSARDEVMELCKRVQLAGLGVSVGVNLAHANCGLFGPNRQYTAFSTGMNQTARLQALGGFRETLLMESAREALSESQEPWVQGLRFSPLVETAVKNVGQPLRYYKLA; encoded by the coding sequence ATGAAAGCGTCGTACGCGCTGCCCGCGGATCCCTCCCTGGAGGAGCTCCGGTCGCTTCGCCACCTCCACCGCGCGCTGGATGAACTGGTCGAGGAGAGCCTCAAGGAGCGCGAGAGTCTCGAGCAGACGTTCGACCGGTGCTTTCCGCGCATCCTCGAGATGACGGGCGCGCGCGCCATCGCCCTCACGACCCGTAACGAGGAGCTGGCCGATCAGACCTGGACGGAGGGGTCCTGGGGCGAGCGCCACCCCGGCATGCTGCTGGAGGAGGCCATCGGGGTGCGGCGCCTGGAGGGTGACACGCTCGTCACCCAGCCGCTCGACGTGGTGGGCACGCGGGTGGGCTCCATCGGGATGCTCTTCCCCGGGGACCACACGGGTGTGGTGGAGTCCGCCCGCATCGTCCGCACCCTGGAGACGCTGGCCGAGCTGCTCGACACGGTGCTGTGCCTCGTCCACACCGCCGCGGAGAAGCACCACCTCATCGTCCAGTGCAACCGCCACCTGTCCAACCCCGTCTTCGAGGTGGGCATGGATCAGGCGGTGCTGACGCTGGCGCAGCGGGTGCGGCTGCCCGGCTTCGTGCTGCTGTACCGCGACGCGGTGCGCCCGCAGGTGCTGCACTACCGCACCTGGCGCCACGGCCACCTGGAGTACGAGAGCACCGAGCGGCCCGGGCCCCACCTGGAGCGCCTCATCCAGAAGCACGGCCCGGATCTGCTCAACCGCGTGGACGGCTCGCTGCGTCAGCTCTTCGGCCAGGCGCGGGGCCGCACCTCCGAGGTGGTGCTCATCTCGGGCACCTCCTCCGGCGAGCAGCTGGGGAAGATCGTCCTCTGGAGCGACGAGGGCTTCTCCGCGTACACGATGGAGATCGTCCGGCTGCTGGCCTCCGGTCTCAGCCAGCGCCTGCAGGACTACAACCGCGAGCGCATCCACCTCTCGCAGTTCTTCCGCAGCAACACCATCGACGAGCTGCTGAGGGACCCCGCCTACGCCAACCACCTGCGGCCGCAGGACCAGGAGGTGGGCATCCTCTTCGCGGACATCAACGGCTTCACCCGCATCTGCGAGCAGGGCTTCGACAGCCCCAAGAGCATCGGCCGCTTCGTGGACGAGTGGAGCGCGCGCGTCGTGGACGCCATCTGGGAGTGCGGCGGCGTCTTCGACAAGATGGTGGGTGACTGCGTCATCGGCCTGTTCGGCCCGCCCTTCTTCGAGACGAGCCGCGTCCAGCGCGCGGAGGCCACGCTGCGCGCCGCGCTGGAGATCCAGAAGTACACCGCCTCGCTCAGCGCCCGGGACGAGGTGATGGAGCTGTGCAAGCGGGTGCAGCTGGCCGGGCTGGGCGTGTCCGTCGGCGTGAACCTGGCGCACGCCAACTGCGGCCTGTTCGGACCCAACCGCCAGTACACGGCCTTCTCCACGGGGATGAACCAGACGGCGCGGCTGCAGGCGCTCGGCGGCTTC
- a CDS encoding metallophosphoesterase family protein has translation MRFVHCSDVHITADYFAQSFFRLGWRRWLAFAELTVGGRARAYRRAPETLAAIAREAREHQADHFILSGDLTAYALGSEFEGARAALGELVEDRSRCTVIPGNHDVYTPGSHRSRRFERYFGHLLESDLPEHCREDGFPFVRLVGREAAVVGLKSARVPFVPGISNGLVGPAQLEGLAALVQDPRLAGRAVLVVVHHAPLTHRGREDRWIHGLKDAQALCRLLPGPRHAVLHGHIHHRYHHPATPERPHIFGAGSSTLAGDEGYWVIDVSEGQVVGGQKHVPRLSGGGL, from the coding sequence ATGCGCTTCGTCCACTGCTCCGACGTCCACATCACCGCCGACTACTTCGCGCAGTCGTTCTTCCGGCTCGGCTGGCGCCGCTGGCTGGCCTTCGCGGAGCTGACGGTCGGGGGCCGGGCCAGGGCATACCGGCGCGCTCCAGAGACGCTCGCCGCCATCGCCCGCGAGGCCCGGGAGCACCAGGCCGACCACTTCATCCTCTCCGGGGACCTCACGGCCTATGCCCTGGGCAGCGAGTTCGAGGGGGCTCGGGCGGCGCTCGGCGAGCTGGTCGAGGACCGGAGCCGCTGCACCGTCATCCCCGGCAACCATGACGTCTACACGCCGGGCAGCCACCGCAGCAGGCGCTTCGAGCGCTACTTCGGTCACCTCCTGGAGAGCGACCTGCCCGAGCACTGCCGGGAGGACGGCTTCCCCTTCGTCCGGCTGGTGGGCCGGGAGGCCGCCGTCGTGGGCCTCAAGTCCGCTCGGGTGCCCTTCGTGCCTGGCATCTCCAATGGCCTCGTCGGCCCCGCGCAGCTCGAGGGGCTGGCGGCGCTGGTGCAGGACCCGAGGCTGGCCGGCCGGGCCGTGCTCGTGGTGGTCCACCATGCGCCCCTGACGCATCGTGGACGCGAGGACAGGTGGATCCACGGGCTCAAGGACGCCCAGGCGCTCTGTCGGCTCCTGCCGGGGCCCCGCCATGCCGTCCTGCATGGTCACATCCACCACCGCTACCACCACCCGGCCACGCCCGAGCGCCCCCACATCTTCGGAGCAGGCTCCTCCACCCTGGCGGGAGACGAGGGGTACTGGGTCATCGATGTGTCGGAGGGCCAGGTGGTGGGCGGCCAGAAGCACGTCCCCCGCCTTTCAGGGGGAGGGCTGTGA
- a CDS encoding sensor histidine kinase: MTQETALKSPSGDASQTQATGGGGAETTPEELLQFITRLATNEPHVRCRVGTGTLGPVAQALNDLAGLLEARRLSSVEKFGIEALVEQSQNMMMTADASERIRFVNFTIPGLTYEQVLGRSVYDFILPADHERCRAIFRKVLETGVPDAYDIGSYAETGPQWYVVRVGPIRDAGRIVGFTMITTDVTSLKTTQLQLEQSNRELAQSNRELESFASVASHDLQEPLRKIQSFGERLKSSAAGALSPEAMDYLERMQSAATRMRRLIDDLLAFARVTSKAQPFTRVDLGTIAREVLSDLEVAIEQSKATVTVGELPALEADPTQMRQLLQNLVSNALKFRREDTPPRISIEATQNPETRRCELQVRDNGIGFEEKHAEKIFALFQRLHGRGKYEGTGLGLAICRKIAERHGGTIVARSAPGSGSTFTVSLPLVHSPRPA, from the coding sequence ATGACTCAGGAGACAGCGCTGAAGAGCCCCTCGGGTGATGCGAGCCAGACCCAGGCGACGGGGGGCGGTGGGGCGGAGACGACCCCCGAGGAGCTGCTTCAGTTCATCACCCGGCTGGCGACTAACGAGCCCCACGTGAGGTGCCGCGTGGGGACGGGGACGCTGGGGCCGGTGGCTCAGGCGCTCAACGATCTCGCGGGGTTGCTCGAGGCGCGCCGGCTCTCCTCGGTGGAGAAGTTCGGCATCGAGGCGCTGGTCGAGCAGTCGCAGAACATGATGATGACCGCCGATGCCTCCGAGCGGATCCGCTTCGTCAACTTCACCATCCCTGGATTGACGTACGAGCAGGTGCTCGGGCGGAGTGTCTACGACTTCATTCTTCCGGCCGATCACGAGCGGTGCCGGGCCATCTTCCGCAAGGTGCTCGAGACGGGAGTGCCGGACGCATACGACATCGGCTCCTACGCCGAGACCGGACCCCAGTGGTACGTGGTGCGCGTGGGGCCCATCCGTGACGCGGGGCGCATCGTCGGCTTCACGATGATCACCACCGACGTCACCAGCCTGAAGACGACGCAGCTCCAGCTGGAGCAGTCCAACCGCGAGCTGGCGCAGTCCAACCGCGAGCTGGAGAGCTTCGCCTCCGTCGCCTCGCATGATCTCCAGGAGCCGCTGCGGAAGATCCAGTCCTTCGGCGAGCGGCTGAAGAGCTCGGCCGCCGGCGCGCTGAGCCCCGAGGCGATGGACTACCTGGAGCGCATGCAGAGCGCGGCGACCCGCATGCGCCGGCTGATCGACGACCTGCTCGCCTTCGCGCGGGTCACCTCGAAGGCCCAGCCCTTCACCCGGGTGGACCTGGGCACCATCGCCCGCGAGGTGCTGAGCGATCTGGAGGTGGCCATCGAGCAGTCGAAGGCCACCGTCACGGTGGGCGAGCTGCCCGCGCTGGAGGCAGATCCCACCCAGATGCGGCAGCTCCTGCAGAACCTGGTGAGCAACGCCCTCAAGTTCCGTCGGGAGGACACCCCGCCGCGCATCTCCATCGAGGCCACGCAGAACCCGGAGACGCGGCGCTGCGAGCTCCAGGTGCGGGACAACGGCATCGGCTTCGAGGAGAAGCACGCGGAGAAGATCTTCGCCCTGTTCCAGCGCCTGCACGGGCGCGGCAAGTACGAGGGCACGGGGCTGGGGCTGGCGATCTGCCGCAAGATCGCCGAGCGCCACGGAGGCACCATCGTCGCTCGAAGCGCACCGGGCAGCGGCTCCACCTTCACCGTCAGCCTGCCGCTGGTGCACTCTCCCCGGCCGGCCTAG